Proteins encoded in a region of the Bombyx mori chromosome 23, ASM3026992v2 genome:
- the LOC105842288 gene encoding uncharacterized protein LOC105842288 codes for MTRKRQVVTRTRRSKRNLLGSGSETNFEDSSEAASYQDSSESYRPSSETEEDNCSLESQRVQVATEISDENNVDNSANFTLNSDISTYFRHSQILNTLSNSKCDTPTSTHEDEYCFFCNKKVQDFLNHYSAVHEYNFQHAIETPNNNLNATPNLASFNNSSVLSKEISNILPPHDSLTDTPTNTNDDQKNLNKLQKTTNTQKENKKRLRLPDFCFYCEKQVHNFSRHLIRNHAVECEVQKILSIPKKNPKRKKLLTDLRKKGNYILNSAQCVKPMKKTAHSTVDDYLPCTKCLGFYSRRQLWKHRKTCTENNSDNFSQADAQNFLVRNLKVDDKLRSSVFRRMRADKISLIAKKDLIICAFGAQYLKTHREKHFVNVVSRKMRELAKLLIEAKKIKPEIQDLFSALKPEYYDVMVTATKNCAKFNVEKDVYVSPTFAMNISTSIKQCCNIGIMETLKTQRSVKSAEIEADLKTFIQLIEANWKFDVSSHAADDLNMKKWNKITIVPLASDLKLLKEHLTKLANSSTSKLQHTDLNVTAYIDLMETIFCRVLLLNRRRPGELQRLLLDTYISAEDTQSKYEEFDRAITVTEKVLINSLKRVVIRGKRGRGVPVLFTPDVQEDLKILINARDKYIEKGNPFLFANPGCNTSIYGYKVIDKHALLCKAKNPKAISSTRLRKHLATLTQLFNMTENDLEQLANFMGHTSAVHKQSYRLPDDIYQTAKISKLLMLMEDGKADAYKGKSLDEINLNLDEELEGENIDTEVLECAEYMEQTVNVNQEPSSSGVNQEDGTIATETLTLGQTNSKISKKRILVPWTTEQKSAVLSYFKMHIKKRKPPKRGECETLKELYPDLLSNKDWLKIKVFIQNTYSKK; via the exons AAAGAGAA ATTTACTCGGTAGCGGCTCGGAGACTAATTTTGAAGACTCGTCTGAGGCTGCG tcgtACCAAGATTCATCTGAGTCCTACAGACCATCGTCTGAAACTGAAGAAGATAATTGCTCTTTAGAGTCACAAAGA GTACAGGTGGCAACAGAAATTTCTGACGAAAATAATGTTGACAACAGCGCGAATTTCACATTGAATTCCGATATAAGTACATACTTCAGACattcacaaatattaaatacactATCTAATTCAAAATGTGATACGCCTACGTCTACCCATGAGGATgagtactgttttttttgtaataaaaaagttcaggattttttaaatcattatagTGCAGTTCATGAATACAACTTTCAGCATGCAATTGAAACAccaaataataatcttaatgcAACTCCCAATTTAGCCAGTTTTAATAATAGTTCAGTTTTGTCAAAAGAAATAAGTAACATACTACCACCGCATGATTCACTCACGGATACACCCACAAACACCAATGAcgaccaaaaaaatttaaataaattacaaaaaaccaCAAACACacagaaagaaaataaaaaaaggctacgTCTTCCAGACTTCTGCTTCTATTGTGAAAAACAAGTCCATAATTTTTCGAGACATTTAATCAGGAACCATGCCGTCGAATGCGAAGTTCAGAAAATTTTGTCAATTCCTAAAAAGAATCCTAAAAGAAAAAAGCTACTTACTGATTTACGAAAAAAAGGGAATTACATACTCAATTCGGCCCAGTGTGTAAAACCCATGAAAAAGACTGCCCATTCTACAGTTGATGATTATTTACCTTGCACGAAATGTTTAGGGTTTTACTCGCGGAGACAGCTATGGAAGCATCGCAAAACATGCACTGAGAATAATAGCGATAACTTTTCACAAGCAGATGCTCAAAATTTCTTAGTACGAAACTTAAAGGTTGATGATAAATTAAGGAGTTCAGTATTTCGACGCATGAGGGCGGATAAAATCTCACTGATAGCTAAAAAAGATCTTATTATTTGTGCATTTGGTGCTCAGTATCTCAAAACGCACAGAGAGAAGCATTTTGTGAACGTTGTGTCACGAAAAATGCGGGAGCTGGCTAAATTGCTAATCGAGGCTAAAAAAATTAAGCCAGAAATACAAGACTTATTCAGTGCATTAAAGCCAGAATACTACGATGTTATGGTAACAGCTACGAAAAATTGCGCGAAATTTAATGTAGAGAAAGACGTATACGTCAGTCCCACATTCGCAATGAATATCAGTACTTCTATAAAGCAATGTTGTAATATCGGCATTATGGAAACTCTAAAAACTCAAAGAAGTGTTAAGAGTGCTGAAATCGAAGCAGACTTGAAAACATTTATTCAACTTATTGAAGCAAATTGGAAATTTGACGTTTCTTCCCATGCAGCTGACgacttaaatatgaaaaaatggaACAAAATCACGATAGTTCCCCTGGCTAGTGATTTGAAACTGTTAAAGGAGCATTTAACTAAATTAGCAAATAGTAGCACCAGTAAGTTACAGCATACCGATTTAAACGTTACAGCATACATAGATTTAATGGAAACCATATTTTGTAGAGTACTCTTGTTAAACAGACGCCGTCCTGGAGAGTTGCAGCGTCTTCTTCTCGATACCTACATATCTGCAGAAGATACACAAAGTAAATATGAAGAATTTGACAGAGCTATTACAGTGACTGAAAAAGTCTTAATAAATAGCTTGAAACGCGTCGTGATTCGTGGAAAAAGAGGAAGGGGTGTTCCTGTTCTGTTTACGCCCGATGTCCAAGAAGATCTGAAAATACTGATTAATGCGAGAgataaatatatagaaaaaggaaacccttttctttttgcCAACCCTGGTTGCAATACATCAATTTATGGTTATAAAGTAATTGATAAACATGCTTTACTCTGCAAAGCGAAAAATCCAAAAGCAATATCTTCAACGCGCTTAAGAAAGCATTTAGCGACTTTAACACAATTATTTAACATGACCGAAAACGATTTAGAGCAGCTCGCGAACTTTATGGGTCATACAAGTGCAGTCCATAAGCAATCTTACAGGTTACCTGACGACATCTATCAAACGGCTAAAATTTCCAAATTACTTATGTTGATGGAAGACGGTAAAGCTGACGCGTACAAAGGCAAAAGTCTTGATGAGATTAATTTAAACTTAGACGAGGAattggaaggagaaaatataGATACGGAAGTACTTGAGTGTGCAGAATATATGGAGCAGACTGTAAATGTGAACCAGGAACCAAGTTCATCCGGTGTAAATCAAGAGGATGGCACCATAGCCACCGAAACATTAACATTAGGCCAAACTAACTCGAAAATTTCAAAGAAGCGCATTTTGGTCCCGTGGACGACAGAACAGAAATCAGCTGTTTTAAGTTATTTCAAAATGCATATTAAGAAACGTAAGCCGCCAAAAAGAGGAGAGTGCGAAACATTAAAAGAATTATATCCAGATTTACTGTCGAATAAAGATTGGCTCaaaattaaagtatttattcaaaatactTACTCAaagaagtag